In Larimichthys crocea isolate SSNF chromosome XXII, L_crocea_2.0, whole genome shotgun sequence, the genomic stretch GACAGACTGTATGTATGTCTTTATTATGAAGTACATCAAACtgtgtgatatatatttatcttttatggAAGGTCTAAGAGGCTTAGGGAGGATTTTATCATCGGTCacaggaggggtggaggggtgcTGTGGAATGATTTTTGCAGCCAGGAAGTTTTGTGGTTTATTTAATTGTGACAATTTTTGAGCACTCATTTAGCCTCTTTTTTTCCAGGCCTTTGAGGACCTCAGTAAGCTGATGGTGAAGGTAAAGAATACATTATTTTGCCTGTcattgatttatgatttttgatttttgattgatGTTGAGTGTTAAACTATGCAATGCTGAATGACTGTCTACTCTAACAGGCCAAAGAGATGGTGGAGCTGTCCAGATCGATAGCCAACAAGATCAAAGACAAGCAGGGAGACATAACAGAAGATGAGGTAAGAACCTGCAACATAAGACTGTCGAAAGTATCAATATTCTATACTATTTCAATACCAGAGAACTACAGAAACACCGAAACAAAAATCATATGTACAATCAGATTTTCAACCCAACGCTGCAcagatgaaacaacaaaaagaaagtaaTCATTGTTAACATTACTGGTCAGCAACTGTTAGGCTCAGTTGattaaatagtaataatatttCAGTTATTATTAACAGTTTTACAAATGTGTAATTCTAAAAAAGAAgattgtcatattttttgtgcggaggaagtgtttttttttttaatgctagttttgtgtgaatgtttaaaTCATCACATGCAGCAGTACTTAGATAAGATAGTAGTTAGgtaagatatttttattgaagtctTTTTTATATGTGTACTttcacaaacaagacacacaaaggAACAGACATGCAAATTCAGAACACCTCATCAACTCCCACCCTCAACCCtgatacagtaaaaaataagataaataaaacaattgcatctgaaaagcaaaataaaatacaattaaatgttGTATGAAGTCCCAAATAGTCAAAATCATAGAAGTAGACAAAGTAGTAAAGGGGAGCAGGTAATATACTGACATACTAGTTAAACTGATGTAGTGATGGTAGTAAGGACAAGAAAGAGCCCCATATCTTTTCATACTTCTCTGGGTTCCTCCTCACACTGAATAAGATTTTTTTCAGGTGTGCTGTAGGATGTTAGCAGTAGTTCATTTGAATCATAAAAGCCTGGAGTAATACTCTCCAACTTCACTGGAACAGTTTACACACAACATGTGTAATCTGAGGCCTGATGCACATGATGTACACAAACATAGTGTGATTGCGTGATGGTGCTAGTTTAAGTAGTTTGCTTCTGTTCTGCTTTTCAGACCATCCGCTTTAAGTCCTACCTCCTGAGCATGGGTATCGCTAACCCCGTTACCAGGGACACGCACGGATCAGGAACACATTACCATTTGCAGCTGGCTAAGCAACTGGGAGATATGCTACAGGCACCTCTGGAGGtaggtgtgtggtgtgttttagTCAGTCCGTACACTCATTTCATTCTCCCTGACTCTTcgtctttctgcctctctcggCTCTCTCAGGAGCGCGGCGGTATGATGGCTCTCACCGAGGTGTACTGTCTCGTCAACCGCGCTAGAGGGATGGAGGTACCGCTCACATAAGTGCAACACTCACGCAAATGTTTTAGGTGGTCTATCACgtactgaattttttttttttccccttccacAGCTTTTATCTCCAGAAGATTTGGTAAACGCGTGCAAGATGTTTGAGTCGTTGAAGCTTCCGTTGAGGTGAGTTTGAGTTGTTTAACGTGTCCgtgcacactttgatacattcGTCTGTGTGTAGACCAGACTGGGTGTTTATTAAAGGAATATATAGGGAAGGGTGGGCGCCTGCTTTACAGAGGCCAGGCTCTTCCTGCCCGGCTTCCTGTTGTTGGAAGTTGTGTCCAACCCTCTATGactgtcatttcctgtcacttcCTGGGGTTTCAAAAGAAACACAGGCCTGTTTCCGTACCACACTGGTCCTGGTTACCCCAAACTGGTTTTAGCTTAATAAAAGATTACTTCAGCATAAATCTGTTGACCGGAtcgctctttctctcacacacacacacacacacacacacacacacacacacacacactctttccttcatctgtcttgtcttgtttgtaGGCTGCGTGTGTTTGACAGTGGTGTGATGGTGGTCCAGCTGCAGTCTCACAGTGAAGAGGAAATGATAGCCTCTGCACTGGATAGTGTAAGCTTTACCCTTTACAAACATTATACTGACGCTGACATGGTCTGGACTGATCAAACAGCATACTGTCATATATGTAGAGAAGAAGTCACAGTTTTCGTCTTATCCCCTGACTCATCTCTGTATCTCTTCGTCTTCTCTTCTGCAGGTGTCAGACAAAGGCTCTTTGACAGCAGAGGAGTTTGCGAAGCTTCTGGgtctctctgttcttctgtctaAAGAGCGGTAAATGAACTCAGAAATACAGATGAACAGTAGAACAGTTTACTAGTTTTACCACACAGTATTGTTGTAGTAAGAATATTCACAGTTGCCcttgttttttcatttgaatgttctTTATTGCTGCATTTTGTGACACGCgtttcttctttgtctcctctTGTCGATTCCCTCCTCGTCTCCAGGTTGTTGCTGGCTGAGAAGATGGGTCACCTGTGCAGAGACGACTCTGTGGAGGGTTTGAGATTCTACCCAAACCTCTTTTGACCCATTTACAGTCATTATTGTTGAGAACTTAAACCGGGCTGCACCTTGCCTGCTGTACTGTaagtgcagcagcattctggtTCTGATCACTGAATGGTTGGTG encodes the following:
- the vps36 gene encoding vacuolar protein-sorting-associated protein 36; amino-acid sequence: MDRFTWSNGLLEINETLVIQQRGVKLYDGDDKAKLDVGVALLSTHRLIWRDVKNHECCIAMPLSQIVFFEEQAAGIGKSAKIVIHLHPAPANKEPGPYQHSKYPFIKLSFKEHGQIEFYRRLTEEMTQKRWENTPVSQPIPTGTSSQAGRTRAVGIVGIERKIEEKRKETDKNISEAFEDLSKLMVKAKEMVELSRSIANKIKDKQGDITEDETIRFKSYLLSMGIANPVTRDTHGSGTHYHLQLAKQLGDMLQAPLEERGGMMALTEVYCLVNRARGMELLSPEDLVNACKMFESLKLPLRLRVFDSGVMVVQLQSHSEEEMIASALDSVSDKGSLTAEEFAKLLGLSVLLSKERLLLAEKMGHLCRDDSVEGLRFYPNLF